GCTGGACTGCGCGTTCCGTCCCCTGCTGGGCCCGCGCGGCTTCGGCAACGACGGCGCGGGCGGCCAGTTCGCGTTCGGCGACGACGAGTTCGGGGTGGGCTTCGCCTATGTCGCCAACCGCATGGTCGGCTACGGAGACGCACGCGCCACCCGCCTGGTCGCGGCGGTGCGCGCCTGCGTCACCGGCGGCTGACCGCGCGGGGAAAAGGACGCGCGTCCATGCGGCCGGAGCGGGCTGCACGGCTTCGGGGGGGTTGAACTGGGCGGGTGAGGCGCGTTGGCGACCCGGGTGCTCACCGACGAAGAGACCAGGCGCGACTGCGGTCGTTCCCGGAGATCGGCCGCGAGGAGCTGATCCGGTTCTTCACGTTGACGGCGGCGGACGTGGAGTTCATCGATCCAGGCCGGGGGCGGGGACCAGCCGATCGCCTCGGGCTTGCCGTCCAGTTGCGCACCCTGCCCTGGCTGGGTTCCGTCCCCCCAGGTCTGCCTGGGATACAGCATCGTCGGTCAGAGTGCTCACGTGCCGGCAGGCCCCGCCTCCGCTGGCGTTCACGTGGGACGTTCACGGAAGCGGAGCCCGCAGGGGATCGGGTCAGGCGGTCGCCCACAGAGCGGGAACGTTCGGCGGCTCCCAGCCCTGGAGGGCGGTGTGCGGCTGCAGGCAGCGGTAGGTCACGCCGTTGTAGGTCACGACGTCACCGGCCTTGTACGCCGTACCGGCCGCCCACGACCCACTGGGCGGGTCGGTGGGGCCGGAGGTGGGGCTGGGGCCGGGGCCGCTGCCGGTGGTCTTCAGCGTCAGGCCGTAGACCGAGAGGATCTCGTTGACGGGCTGGAAGTAGGTCGTGCCGCCCGAGGAGCAGTTGCCCGACCCGCCGGAGGTCACGCCCTGCGCCTGGTTGCCGGAGATGAACGAACCGCCGGAGTCACCGGGCTCGGCGCACACGTTGGTACGGGTGACCTCGTACACGGTGCCCTGGGAGTAGGTGACGCTGCTGTTGCGCTGCTGGACGCTGCCGCAGTGCCAGCCGGTGGTGGAGCCGGAGCGGCAGATCGAGGCGCCCTCGACCGCCACCGTCGAGCCGGCGACCTGCAGGTTGCCGCCGTTCTGGTTCACCCACGGCTGCGGGGTCCAGTTGGAGTTCGTCGCGATCCACGAGTAGTCGTTGGTCGGGAAGGACGAACCCTGGAAGGTGCCCTGGGCGACGCGGTTGGAGCCGGTGGTCGTGGCGCCGGCCGAGCCGCAGTGGCCGGCGCTGACGAAGCCGCCCTGGGTGCCGCGGGTGGCCGGGAAGCCGATCGAGCAGCGGCTGCCGCTGCCGATGTAGTAGGCGTCGCCGCCGCGCAGGTCGTAGAACGTCTGCGGAGTCTCGTTCGACACCTCGACGCGCACGGCGCTCCGGTCGGCGCCACTGGCCGCGATGAAGGCCTCGGCGTCGGCGGGCTTGGAGGCCTGCACGACGACGCTGTTGGTCCGCACGTCGACGTACCACACCGGCGCCGACCTCGTGGCGGTCTTGGCGCTGGCCTTGTCGAGGGCGTCCTTGGCGGCGTTCAGGGAGGCCAGGCTGTGCTTGACCACCTTGACCTGGACGCCGGCACCGCTCACCTGCGACGTCGCCGAAGCGTCGCTGGTGGCGACCGTGAGGGTGGAGGAGGTCGGGCCGCTCAGCCAGGAGCCCGCGAAGCCCCCGCCGAGCTGCTTGCGGATCTTGGCCTCGACGTTCGTCAGGCGGGACTCGTTGAGCAGGCGCGACTCGGCCTGCGCGGCGGTGAGTCCGAGGTCCCGCTGGAGAGCCTGGACCATACCCGGCGGGGGCTTGATTGAGGCGTTTGCGGACTGGTCCGAAATTTTGGGTTCTGCACCGGCCGGAGAGACCAGCAGGGCCAGCACGCCGGCGGCGAGAACGCATGCGGCGGTGACCGCGCGGTTTCGGAGCATGGGTACTCCTAGAAGGTTGGGGGATGCGCCGCCACCGTAGCCCGCCGACCCGTTGCAAGCGGAACTATCGTTTCGGTCCTATCGCGACATTATGGAACCGTCCCAAAATAGGGTCTTCGGACTAGCCGTTCCGCGTAGGCCCGGCCGACGCGCCAGGGGCGCGCGCTTCTCCTACGCCGAGCGCGAGGCGGGCGGGCGGCTGCTGGAGCGCTGCCTGGGCCAGGGGCTGCGCGCGCGGGTCTGCGGCCCGGAGCGGGGTGGGCTCGCGGCGCGGGTGCGGCGCGAGCGGCTGGCGCCCTACCAGGCCGTGATCGGCTCGCGGGAGGCCGCCGCCGAGGAGGTGGCGCTGCGCCTGCGCGACGGCCGCCGCCTGCCCGCCCATGCGGGGAGGTGCTCGCCCGCATCGGCCGGCTCGTCGGCGCCCGTACCCTAACTGTGGGACGTGCCCGCCTGACCGGGACGCCGCCGGTGATCCCGCCGGGGCGGAGGTCAGCCGCCGCGTGAGCGGGGCACCACCAGGCCGGTCTCGTAGGCGGCCACCACCGCCTGGGTCCTGTCGCGCAGGCCGAGCTTGGCGAGCACGCGGCTGACGTGGGTCTTGACGGTCTCCTCGGTGACGGTCAGCCGGGCGGCGACCTCCGGGTTGGACAGGCCCTCGGCGACCAGGCGCAGCACCTCGGTCTCGCGCGGGGTCAGCGCCGCGAGCGCCGCCGGGGAGGACGGCCCCGCGCCGGGGCGCAGGCGGGCGAACTCGCCGATCAGGCGGCGGGTGACCGCCGGGGCCAGCAGCGCCTCCCCGGCCGCGATGACGCGCACGGCGTCGAACAGCCGCTCGGCGGTGACGTCCTTGAGCAGGAACCCGCTGGCCCCGGCGCGCAGCGCGTCGTAGACGTACTCGTCCAGGTCGAAGGTGGTGAGGATGAGCACGCGCGGCCCGCCGCCGCCCGCGGCGGCCAGGCGGCGGGTGGCCTCGATGCCGTCCATGACCGGCATGCGCACGTCCATGAGCACCACATCCGGCGCCACCTGCTCGCACAGGCGCACGGCCTCGGCGCCGTCGGCGGCGGTCCCGGCCACCTCGAAGTCCACCTGGGTGGCCAGCAGCCCGGCGAACCCGCTCCGCACCACGGCGTGATCATCGGCGACCACGACCCGCACGGCACCCGGCATCCTCATCCCCCCTCCCGGCGACATCGGCGCCGACGGACCCGGCGTCGCTCACCGGCCCTGCTCCCGCGTCCCTGCGGCCGGCGCACCGGCCCTCACCGCTCCCCGCCCGCGGGCAGGCGGGCCTCGATCAGGAACCCGCCGCCGGTGGCGGGGCCGGCGCGCAGGTCGCCGCCGACGGCCGCCGCGCGTTCGCGCATGCCCGCCAGCCCGTGCCCCGCCGCGGACGCCGAAGGCCCGGGACCGTTGTCGCGGACGCGGAGCCGCAGGTCCTGGCCGGTGTAGTGCAGCTCGACGTCGACGGCGGCGCCGGGCGCGTGCCGCCGGGCGTTGGTCAGGGCCTCCTGGACGATACGGTAGGCCGCCAGCTCGACCCCGGGATCCAGCGGCTCGGCCGGGCCGCGCAGGATGAGCCGCGTGGCCGACCCCGACGCCTGGCGGGCGCCGTCGACCAGCTCGTTGAGCTCCCCCAGCCGAAGCCCCGGCTGAGGCCGCCGCTGCGCCCCCTCGGCCTCGCCCTTGGCGTCCTCGCGCAACACCCCGAGCAGCCGCCGCATCTCGGTCAGCGCCGCCCGGGCGGTGTCGCCGATGGCCGACAGCCGCTCGGCCCCCGCCGGCGGCATGCCGGGCGTGGTCAGCCGGGCCGTCTCGGCCTGCACGGCCACCATCGAGATGTGGTGGGCCACCACGTCGTGCAGCTCGCGCGCGATGCGGGCGCGCTCGCCGCGCGCGGTGTGCTCCAGCAGGCTCTCGGCGGCGACCTGCCGGGCGGCGGTGTCACGCCGCGCCTGGCCGCGGGCCCGCCGGGCGATCCCCGCCAGCGCCGCGGCCGGGGCCAGCGAGGCCAGCAGCACCGTCAGCACGCCCGCCTCGCCGTCCGGCGGCCCCGCCAGGGCCAGCAGCGGGAACGGCGCGGCCAGCGCCACGGCGAGGCCGCCCCGGCCGCCGTGCCCGAGCCGGTACCCGGCCACGAGCTGCGCGACAAGGCCGGCCGCCGTCAAGGTCTGGAAGGCGGTCAACGACAGCACGACCGTCGCCGTGACCACCACGCCCGCCGCGGCCCGCTGCGACCACAGCAGCGCGACCGGCAGCGTGGTGGCCAGCGCGAGCAGGCAGAGCACCACCAGGGCCGTCACGTCGCGCGGCCCGGCCGGCGGCGCGATCACCGGCACCGTCCCGCCGGCGGGCACGCTGACGGTGTGCGCGAAACGCGCCGGCACCCCGTGGCCGCGGACGATCGTCTCGGCCAGCGCGAGCACCACCGCCACCACCCCGCCGACGGCCACCGCGCGCGGCCCCGCCACCGGCCCGCCCGCGGCCACCGCGCGCATCCGCCCCGCCACTCGCCCCGTCACCCGGCCCGGCGCCCAGGCACCTCCGGCCCGCCGGCCGCCGTTCGCGCCGGCCGGCGCGGCGGGGCCGCGGGCATCCGGCCGGCGGCCGTGGCGCGTGCGGGGCGCCGGCCCTGGGGCGGTCATCGCGGCGGCCGGGCCGCGGCCGGGCGGGGCGCGCGAGGTCCGGTGTGCCGGTCGTGCGGTCGATCCACGCAGGTCATTGTCCCGTGACCGGGGCCCTCCGGCATCCCTCACACGAGGGATGCCCTCCCTCGCGCCCGCGACGGCGAAGATCGCTCGGCGCCGTGACGTCCCCGGGGGCCGCCGCGGCCTAGCCTGCCGGGCATGGAAGCGACCATCGAAGTCACCGGGCTGCGCAAGCGGTTCGGCCGTACCCTCGCACTGGACGGGATGACCTTCACCGTGACGCCGGGGCGGGTCACCGGTTTCGTCGGCCCCAACGGCGCGGGCAAGTCCACCACGATGCGGGTGATCCTCGGCCTGGACGCCGCCGACGAGGGCACCGCCGTGGTGGGCGGCCGCCGCTACGCCGCCCTGCCCGCCCCGCTCACGCGCCTCGGCGCGCTGCTAGACGCCGACGCGCTGCAACCGGGCCGCACCGGCCGCGGCCACCTGCTGTGGATGGCCCACTCCCAGGGGTTCGGCGCCGGCCGGGTGGACCAGGTGATCGAGCTGGTCGGGCTCGGCGCCGCGGCCCGGCGCAAGGCCGGCGGC
This portion of the Sphaerisporangium krabiense genome encodes:
- a CDS encoding carbohydrate-binding protein; translation: MVQALQRDLGLTAAQAESRLLNESRLTNVEAKIRKQLGGGFAGSWLSGPTSSTLTVATSDASATSQVSGAGVQVKVVKHSLASLNAAKDALDKASAKTATRSAPVWYVDVRTNSVVVQASKPADAEAFIAASGADRSAVRVEVSNETPQTFYDLRGGDAYYIGSGSRCSIGFPATRGTQGGFVSAGHCGSAGATTTGSNRVAQGTFQGSSFPTNDYSWIATNSNWTPQPWVNQNGGNLQVAGSTVAVEGASICRSGSTTGWHCGSVQQRNSSVTYSQGTVYEVTRTNVCAEPGDSGGSFISGNQAQGVTSGGSGNCSSGGTTYFQPVNEILSVYGLTLKTTGSGPGPSPTSGPTDPPSGSWAAGTAYKAGDVVTYNGVTYRCLQPHTALQGWEPPNVPALWATA
- a CDS encoding response regulator, with translation MPGAVRVVVADDHAVVRSGFAGLLATQVDFEVAGTAADGAEAVRLCEQVAPDVVLMDVRMPVMDGIEATRRLAAAGGGGPRVLILTTFDLDEYVYDALRAGASGFLLKDVTAERLFDAVRVIAAGEALLAPAVTRRLIGEFARLRPGAGPSSPAALAALTPRETEVLRLVAEGLSNPEVAARLTVTEETVKTHVSRVLAKLGLRDRTQAVVAAYETGLVVPRSRGG
- a CDS encoding sensor histidine kinase, which encodes MRAVAAGGPVAGPRAVAVGGVVAVVLALAETIVRGHGVPARFAHTVSVPAGGTVPVIAPPAGPRDVTALVVLCLLALATTLPVALLWSQRAAAGVVVTATVVLSLTAFQTLTAAGLVAQLVAGYRLGHGGRGGLAVALAAPFPLLALAGPPDGEAGVLTVLLASLAPAAALAGIARRARGQARRDTAARQVAAESLLEHTARGERARIARELHDVVAHHISMVAVQAETARLTTPGMPPAGAERLSAIGDTARAALTEMRRLLGVLREDAKGEAEGAQRRPQPGLRLGELNELVDGARQASGSATRLILRGPAEPLDPGVELAAYRIVQEALTNARRHAPGAAVDVELHYTGQDLRLRVRDNGPGPSASAAGHGLAGMRERAAAVGGDLRAGPATGGGFLIEARLPAGGER